A single region of the Variovorax paradoxus genome encodes:
- the gatC gene encoding Asp-tRNA(Asn)/Glu-tRNA(Gln) amidotransferase subunit GatC, with amino-acid sequence MSLSASDIARIASLARLQLASDESERMLSQINGFFDLVERMRSVDTAGIEPLAHPVAAIGDITLRLRDDVVSEPNNREANQKSAPAVEAGLFLVPKVIE; translated from the coding sequence ATGTCACTTTCCGCTTCAGATATTGCACGCATCGCCTCGTTGGCCCGGCTGCAGCTTGCTTCCGACGAAAGCGAGCGCATGCTCAGCCAAATTAATGGCTTTTTCGATTTAGTCGAACGTATGCGTTCGGTCGACACCGCCGGCATCGAGCCGCTGGCCCACCCGGTGGCCGCCATCGGAGACATTACGCTGCGTTTGCGCGACGACGTGGTGAGCGAACCCAACAACCGCGAAGCCAACCAGAAGAGCGCCCCGGCCGTCGAAGCCGGCTTGTTCCTCGTGCCCAAGGTGATCGAATGA